One genomic window of Muntiacus reevesi chromosome 4, mMunRee1.1, whole genome shotgun sequence includes the following:
- the LETMD1 gene encoding LETM1 domain-containing protein 1 isoform X3, with product MLWADAKKARRIKTNMWKHNIKFHQLPYREMEHLRQFRRDVTKCLFLGILSIPPFANYLVFLLMYLFPRQLLIQHFWTPKQQIDFLDIYHALRKQSHPEILCYLEKVVPLISDAGLQWHMTELCAKMQRGTHPAVHDILALRECFANHPLGMDQLRALQMKALSRAMLLTPYLPSVLLRHRLKTHTTVIHQLDKALAKLGVGQLTAQEVKSACYLRGLNSTHIAEERCRTWLGEWLQISCSLKETELSLLLHNVVLLSINYVGSRR from the exons ATGTTATGGGCCGATGCCAAAAAGGCTAGAAGAATAAAGACAAATATGTGGAAGCATAATATAAAGTTTCATCAACTTCCATACCGGGAGATGGAGCATTTGAGACAG TTTCGTCGAGACGTCACCAAGTGTCTTTTCCTAGGTATTCTTTCCATTCCACCCTTTGCCAACTACCTGGTCTTCTTGCTAAT gtACCTGTTTCCTAGGCAACTGCTGATCCAACATTTCTGGACCCCAAAACAACAAATTGATTTCTTAGATATCTATCATGCTCTCCGGAAGCAGTCCCACCCAGAAATCCTTTGTTATTTAGAAAAAGTTGTCCCTCTCATTTCTGATGCAGGACTCCAGTGGCATATGACAGAGTTGTGCGCCAAG ATGCAACGCGGTACCCACCCAGCAGTACATGATATCCTGGCCCTGAGAGAGTGTTTCGCTAACCATCCTCTGGGCATGGACCAGCTCCGTGCTTTGCAGATG AAAGCCTTGAGTCGAGCCATGCTTCTCACACCTTATCTGCCTTCTGTCTTATTGAGACACCGTTTAAAGACTCACACCACTGTAATCCACCAACTGGACAAGGCTTTGGCAAAGCTGGGGGTTGGCCAGCTGACTGCTCAGGAGGTGAAGTCG GCTTGTTATCTTCGTGGCCTGAATTCCACCCATATTGCTGAAGAGAGGTGTCGAACTTGGCTGGGAGAATGGCTACAGATTTCCTGCAGCCTGAAAG AAACTGAGCTGTCCCTCTTGCTACACAACGTGGTCCTGCTTTCCATCAACTACGTTGGGTCAAGGCGCTGA